The Notoacmeibacter ruber DNA segment GGCCAGCCGGTCATCCGCAAGATCGAGCGGGTGAGCAAGCCGGGCCGCCGGGTTTATGCTTCGGTGAAGAATATTCCGCAGGTCGCCAACGGCCTCGGCATTTCCATCCTGTCGACGCCTCGCGGCGTTTTGGCGGACCACTCGGCTCGTGAACAGAATGTCGGCGGGGAAGTTCTCTGCCAGATCTTCTAAGCCGGGCCCAACGGAAACGATAGAACAGGGATACGATCATGTCTCGTATCGGTAAGAAACCGGTTGCCGTGCCGGATGGCGTTACCGCCTCCGTCGACGGTCAGACCGTCAAGGCCAAGGGCCCGAAGGGTGAACTCCAGTTCACCGTCGCCGAGGAAGTATCGGTTGCGATGGAAGACGGCGCAGTCGCCGTCGAGCCGCGCAACGAAACGAAGGTAGCTCGCTCCAAGTGGGGCATGAGCCGCACCATGATCGCCAACATCATGGAAGGCGTGAAGGATGGTTTCGAGCGCAAGCTCGAGATCAACGGTGTCGGTTATCGTGCCGCCATGCGTGGCAAGGACCTTCAGCTCTCGCTCGGCTTCAGCCACGAAGTCATCTATGAAGCGCCGGAAGGCGTGACCATCACCGTGCCGAAGCCGACGGAGATCACGATCTCCGGCATCGACAAGCAGGTGGTCGGTGAAACTGCGGCCAAGATTCGCGAATATCGTCCGCCGGAGCCCTACAAGGGCAAGGGTGTGAAGTATGCCGAAGAGCGGATTGTCCGCAAAGAAGGCAAGAAGAAGTAAGGAACGGAAGATCATGGCTTACAAGACTCCCGTCCAGAAGCGCGCCTTTCGCGTCCGCAAGAAGCTCCGCCAGGTGGCCGCTGGCCGCCCGCGGCTTTCGGTCTACCGGTCGGGCCTGAATATCTACGCCCAGATTATCGATGACGCGAAAGGCCACACGGTTGCGGCCGCTTCGACGCTCGACAAGGATCTGCGCAGTTCTTCTGGCGCCAATGTCGATGCGGCAGCCTCTGTTGGAAAGCTCATTGCCGAGCGTGCCAAGGAAGCTGGCGTCACCGAGGTCGTCTTCGACCGCGGACCGTATATCTATCATGGTCGCGTCAAGGCTCTTGCCGATGCGGCACGTGAGGGTGGTCTCACCTTCTGATTTGATGTATTGACCGGCCGCCGCTGCTTCGCGGAAGCGAAGTGGGGGCCGATCTTTAAACCCAATCGCCAGTTTTCCGGAAAAGAACAAGGATAGGAACATGGCACAGAACCGCAGGGACGATCGCCGCGACCGCGATGAGCGCGACAGCGAATTCGTCGACAAGCTCGTTCATATCAATCGTGTCGCCAAGGTCGTGAAGGGTGGTCGCCGTTTTGGCTTCGCCGCTCTCGTCGTCGTCGGCGACCAGAAGGGCCGCGTCGGCTTCGGGCATGGCAAGGCCCGTGAAGTGCCGGAAGCGATCCGCAAGGCAACGGAAAGCGCCAAGCGCGATCTGATTTTCGTGCCGCTTCGTGATGGCCGTACGCTTCACCATGACGTCAAGGGCCGTCACGGCGCTGGCAAGGTTGTTCTGCGTACCGCGAAGCCGGGTACCGGTATCATTGCGGGCGGCCCGATGCGCGCCGTTTTCGAGACTCTTGGTATTCACGACGTGGTTGCCAAGTCGCTTGGTACATCCAACCCCTACAACATGATCCGCGCCACCTTTGATGCTCTGAAGAACCAGATGCACCCGAAGGACGTCGCAGCTGCCCGCGGCATCAAATATGCTGAGCTTCAGGCTCGACGCATCGATACCGCCCGGGCCGAGGAAAGCAGCGTGACGGAGGAAGCTCATGGCTGACAAGATCACCGTCGAGCAGATCGGAAGCCCGATCCGCCGTTCGAAGGATCAGCGCGCAACGCTGGCTGGTCTCGGTCTTAACAAGATGCATCGCCGTCGCGAGCTGGAAGATACGCCGGCTGTGCGCGGCATGATCGCCAAGGTCTCCCACCTTGTCCGCATCGTGGACGGAGAGTGAGGATAATAAAATGAAACTCAACGAACTTTCTCCGAAAGAAGGCTCGGTCAAGGATCGCACCCGCGTTGGTCGCGGTATCGGCTCGGGCAAGGGCAAGACCGGCGGTCGTGGCGTCAAGGGTCAGAAGTCCCGTTCCGGTGTTTCCGTCGCCGGCTTCGAGGGCGGCCAGATGCCGATCTATCGTCGCCTGCCGAAGCGCGGCTTCAACAATGTCTTCGCCAAAGACTATAATGAAGTCTCCGTTGAACGCATTCAGAAGGCCATCGACGCCGGCAAGCTCGACAAGGGCGCAACCGTTGACCTTGATGCGCTGGTCCAGGCTGGCATTGTCCGCCGCAAGAGGGATGGTGTTCGCCTGCTCGGCAATGGTGAGATCAAGGATGGCGTGACGTTCGAAGTGAACTACGCCACCAAGAGCGCGGCCGAAAAGGTCGAAAAGGCGGGTGGCTCGGTGAAGCTCATCGCACCCAAAACGAAAACCGCCGAATAAGTTCGGTGGGGCCGCTTCCGAGAAGGGAGCGGCCCTTTCCTTTTTATGGATGGTTGCCCCGCCGCGCTTGCGCTATCGCCCTGCGCGGCTTATTTCGGGCGCGCAACCGACTCTTCTATCCGGAACGTCGCATCGCTGACCGGCTCGCCGCATGGCTCGACCGGATCCGACCCCGAGGACTTTCATGGCATCTGCAGCAGAACAGCTCGCCTCCAATCTGAATTTTTCCGCGTTTGCCAAGGCGGAAGATCTCAAGAAACGCCTTTGGTTCACCCTGGGCGCCTTACTGGTCTATCGCTTCGGCACTTTCGTGCCGATGCCGGGCATCAACCCGGATGCCTTCGCGCAAGCCTTCCAGCAGCAGTCCGGCGGCGTCCTCGGCATGTTCAACATGTTCTCGGGCGGCGCGGTCCAGCGCATGGCTATCTTCGCTCTCGGGATCATGCCCTACATTTCGGCGTCGATTATCGTGCAATTGATGACGAGCGTCATTCCCTCGCTGGAAGCGCTCAAGAAGGAAGGCGAGCAGGGCCGGAAGGTCATCAACCAGTACACGCGCTACGGCACTGTATTGCTCGGCACCATTCAGGCCTACGGCATCGCCGTCGGTCTCGAGGGCGGCAACAATATCGTGATCGATCCGGGCTGGTTCTTCCGCATCTCAACCGTCATCACGCTTGTCGGCGGCACGATGTTTCTGATGTGGCTGGGTGAACAGATTACCGCACGCGGTATCGGTAACGGCATCTCGCTGATTATCTTTTCGGGTATTGTCGCAGGCTTGCCAGGGGCAATCGGCGGGACGCTGGAACTCGGCCGCACCGGTGCGCTGTCGACGGGTATCATTCTCGCGATCATCGCCCTGGCCGTGATCGTCATCGCGGTGATCGTCTTCTTCGAGCGCGCGCAGCGGCGGCTTCTGATCCAGTATCCGAAGCGCCAGGTGGGCAACCGGATGTTCCAGGGCGACACGTCTCACCTTCCGCTGAAGCTCAACACCGCGGGCGTTATTCCGCCGATCTTCGCGTCTTCGCTTCTGTTGCTGCCGGCAACCGTTGCAGGGTTCGCACAGAGCGAAAACATGCCCTCTTGGGCGGCGCCAATTCTGGCTGCATTGGGTCACGGGCAGCCGATCTATATGGCGCTCTACGCCTTCATGATCGCGTTCTTCGCGTTCTTCTACACTGCCATCGTCTTCAATCCGAAGGATACGGCCGACCAGTTGAAGAAGCACTCAGGCTTCATTCCCGGCTATCGTCCCGGCGAACGCACCGCGGATTATATCGACTACGTGCTCACCCGTATCACCTTCATCGGGGCGATCTATCTGGTCGTGATCTGTCTATTACCCGAATTTCTCATTTCGGCGACGGGCGTTCCGTTCTATCTCGGCGGCACCTCGCTGCTGATCGTGGTCTCGGTGACGCTTGATACGGTTGCACAGGTTCAGGGGCACCTCATTGCCCATCAATATGAGGGGCTCATCAAGAAATCGAAGCTCCGGGGAGGAAAGAGGGGCCGATGAGACTTATTCTTCTAGGACCGCCGGGCGCCGGCAAGGGAACGCAGGCGCAACGGCTGGTAAAACTCTACGATATACCGCAGCTCTCGACGGGCGACATGTTGCGCGCCGCCGTTCAGGAGGGAACGGAAGTCGGCCGTCGTGCGAAAGCCGTGATGGACGCGGGAGAGCTGGTTTCCGACGACATCGTCAACCAGATCGTGTCGGACAGGCTGGACCAGGCAGACTGTCAGAATGGTTTTATTCTTGACGGCTACCCGCGCACTTTGGCGCAGGCCGACTGCGTCGAGGAGATGCTGGCGGAGAAGGAAATGCCGCTTGACGCCGTTGTCGAGCTTCGCGTCGACGATGACGCTTTGATCGATCGCGTCTCTGGCCGTTTCACCTGCGCAAGCTGTGGCGCCGTCTATCACGATACGCAGAAACCGCCCCAGACCGAGGGTGTTTGCGATGTCTGCGGTTCGACCGAGTTCAAGCGGCGAGCGGATGACAACGCTGAAACCATGCGCACCCGTTTGCGGGCTTATTACAAGGAAACCGCGCCATTGGTTGGCTATTACCATGCCAAGGGCCTCCTCCGTCCGGTCGATGGCATGGGGGAAATCGATGAAGTCACGGCCGCTGTTCAGTCCGTTCTCGACGACTAAAGGCTGATCGCAACAAGAAGTCCGGTATCCGATCATTGGAGTCAGGCGGCGGGGTTGACATTGATCTTCACCTCCGCTACCGCCCGTTCGTCCTCCCGGAAAAGGAAATGGATGTGCCCCGTCGGGGCTTTTCGTCATTTCCGGTCGGGGAACCTGCAGGGGCCGGGCTCCACCGGACGCGGGTCAATACAATGCGCCGGCTAGGCCGGCCCAAATGGAGAAGTAAAGATGGCCCGTATCGCCGGCGTCAACATTCCGACGAACAAGCGCGTTGTCATCGCGCTGCAGTACATTCATGGCATTGGCGCGAAGTTCGCCCAGGATATCGTGGAGAAGGCGGGTATTCCTGCCGAGCGGCGTGTGTCCGAACTGACCGACGCTGAAGTGCTGCAGATCCGCGAAACAATCGACCGCGACTATCAGGTGGAAGGCGATCTTCGCCGAGAAACCGCGATGAACATCAAGCGCCTTATGGACCTTGGTGCCTACCGTGGCCTGCGCCACCGCCGCAACCTGCCGGTTCGCGGCCAGCGCACGCACACCAATGCCCGCACACGCAAGGGGCCGGCCAAGGCCATCGCAGGCAAGAAGAAGTAATTTTGCGTCCTTATCGGCCGTGATCGTCTTCAGGGCGGTCGCGGTCGTTCTGACGCGAGGTGTAGCCGCCGGCATTACGGCGGCGATGATATCGACTGAAAGGAACTGAAATGGCGAAAGAAGCCGCCCGCGTACGCCGCCGCGAACGCAAGAATATCTCGTCGGGTGTCGCGCATGTGAATTCGACGTTCAACAATACGATGATCACCATCACCGATGCGCAGGGCAACACCATTGCCTGGTCGAGCGCTGGCGCGCAGGGCTTCAAGGGCTCGCGCAAGTCTACGCCGTTCGCTGCGCAGATTGCTGCGGAAGATTGCGCCAAGAAGGCGATGGATCACGGCATGAACACGCTGGAAGTCGAAGTCCGTGGTCCTGGTTCCGGCCGTGAGTCGGCGCTTCGCGCGCTTCAGGCTGCTGGCTTCACGATCACCTCGATCCGTGATGTAACGCCGATCCCGCACAACGGTGTCCGCGCCAAGAAGAAGCGCCGCGTCTGATCCGTTTCCGCCATTGGCTGCCGGCAGTTCCGGTGGTCGACAACCGTTTCCTCCCAGCCTGCCACGATTGGATGGTGGCGGCACACTGAAGGAAGACAACCGAATGATCCAGAAAAACTGGCAGGAACTGATCAAGCCGAACAAGATCGAAGTCGGATCCAAAAAGGGCAATGTGACGACGCTCGTCGCCGAGCCCCTGGAACGCGGCTTTGGTCTGACGCTCGGCAATGCACTGCGCCGTGTCCTGCTGTCGTCGCTTCGCGGCGCAGCCGTGACCGCCGTCCAGATCGATGGTGTCCTGCATGAATTTTCGTCGGTCGCCGGCGTCCGTGAGGACGTGACCGACGTGATCCTCAACATCAAGGAAATCGCCATCAAGATGGATGGCGAGGGTCCCAAGCGCATGGTTGTGCGCAAGGCAGGCCCCGGCGTCGTGACCGCTGGCGATATCCAGACGGTCGGTGATGTCGAGATCCTCAATCCCGATCATGTCATCTGCACCCTCGACCGCGACGCGGAAGTGCGGATGGAATTCACCGTCGATAATGGCAAAGGCTACGAGCCGGCTGATCGCAACCGTTCTGAAGACAGCCCGATCGGGTTGATCCTCGTCGATGCGCTGTTCTCGCCGGTCCGCAAGGTCTCCTACAAGGTCGAGAACACCCGCGAAGGTCAGGTTCTCGATT contains these protein-coding regions:
- the rplF gene encoding 50S ribosomal protein L6; protein product: MSRIGKKPVAVPDGVTASVDGQTVKAKGPKGELQFTVAEEVSVAMEDGAVAVEPRNETKVARSKWGMSRTMIANIMEGVKDGFERKLEINGVGYRAAMRGKDLQLSLGFSHEVIYEAPEGVTITVPKPTEITISGIDKQVVGETAAKIREYRPPEPYKGKGVKYAEERIVRKEGKKK
- the rplR gene encoding 50S ribosomal protein L18; the encoded protein is MAYKTPVQKRAFRVRKKLRQVAAGRPRLSVYRSGLNIYAQIIDDAKGHTVAAASTLDKDLRSSSGANVDAAASVGKLIAERAKEAGVTEVVFDRGPYIYHGRVKALADAAREGGLTF
- the rpsE gene encoding 30S ribosomal protein S5 yields the protein MAQNRRDDRRDRDERDSEFVDKLVHINRVAKVVKGGRRFGFAALVVVGDQKGRVGFGHGKAREVPEAIRKATESAKRDLIFVPLRDGRTLHHDVKGRHGAGKVVLRTAKPGTGIIAGGPMRAVFETLGIHDVVAKSLGTSNPYNMIRATFDALKNQMHPKDVAAARGIKYAELQARRIDTARAEESSVTEEAHG
- the rpmD gene encoding 50S ribosomal protein L30 yields the protein MADKITVEQIGSPIRRSKDQRATLAGLGLNKMHRRRELEDTPAVRGMIAKVSHLVRIVDGE
- the rplO gene encoding 50S ribosomal protein L15; translation: MKLNELSPKEGSVKDRTRVGRGIGSGKGKTGGRGVKGQKSRSGVSVAGFEGGQMPIYRRLPKRGFNNVFAKDYNEVSVERIQKAIDAGKLDKGATVDLDALVQAGIVRRKRDGVRLLGNGEIKDGVTFEVNYATKSAAEKVEKAGGSVKLIAPKTKTAE
- the secY gene encoding preprotein translocase subunit SecY, coding for MASAAEQLASNLNFSAFAKAEDLKKRLWFTLGALLVYRFGTFVPMPGINPDAFAQAFQQQSGGVLGMFNMFSGGAVQRMAIFALGIMPYISASIIVQLMTSVIPSLEALKKEGEQGRKVINQYTRYGTVLLGTIQAYGIAVGLEGGNNIVIDPGWFFRISTVITLVGGTMFLMWLGEQITARGIGNGISLIIFSGIVAGLPGAIGGTLELGRTGALSTGIILAIIALAVIVIAVIVFFERAQRRLLIQYPKRQVGNRMFQGDTSHLPLKLNTAGVIPPIFASSLLLLPATVAGFAQSENMPSWAAPILAALGHGQPIYMALYAFMIAFFAFFYTAIVFNPKDTADQLKKHSGFIPGYRPGERTADYIDYVLTRITFIGAIYLVVICLLPEFLISATGVPFYLGGTSLLIVVSVTLDTVAQVQGHLIAHQYEGLIKKSKLRGGKRGR
- a CDS encoding adenylate kinase, with amino-acid sequence MRLILLGPPGAGKGTQAQRLVKLYDIPQLSTGDMLRAAVQEGTEVGRRAKAVMDAGELVSDDIVNQIVSDRLDQADCQNGFILDGYPRTLAQADCVEEMLAEKEMPLDAVVELRVDDDALIDRVSGRFTCASCGAVYHDTQKPPQTEGVCDVCGSTEFKRRADDNAETMRTRLRAYYKETAPLVGYYHAKGLLRPVDGMGEIDEVTAAVQSVLDD
- the rpsM gene encoding 30S ribosomal protein S13, coding for MARIAGVNIPTNKRVVIALQYIHGIGAKFAQDIVEKAGIPAERRVSELTDAEVLQIRETIDRDYQVEGDLRRETAMNIKRLMDLGAYRGLRHRRNLPVRGQRTHTNARTRKGPAKAIAGKKK
- the rpsK gene encoding 30S ribosomal protein S11, whose translation is MAKEAARVRRRERKNISSGVAHVNSTFNNTMITITDAQGNTIAWSSAGAQGFKGSRKSTPFAAQIAAEDCAKKAMDHGMNTLEVEVRGPGSGRESALRALQAAGFTITSIRDVTPIPHNGVRAKKKRRV
- a CDS encoding DNA-directed RNA polymerase subunit alpha codes for the protein MIQKNWQELIKPNKIEVGSKKGNVTTLVAEPLERGFGLTLGNALRRVLLSSLRGAAVTAVQIDGVLHEFSSVAGVREDVTDVILNIKEIAIKMDGEGPKRMVVRKAGPGVVTAGDIQTVGDVEILNPDHVICTLDRDAEVRMEFTVDNGKGYEPADRNRSEDSPIGLILVDALFSPVRKVSYKVENTREGQVLDYDKLTLTIETDGSISGEDAVAYAARIIQDQLSIFVNFEEPQRENATEQASELAFNPALLKKVDELELSVRSANCLKNDNIVYIGDLIQKTEAEMLRTPNFGRKSLNEIKEVLASMGLHLGMEVPDWPPENIDELAKRYEDQY